From Moritella sp. Urea-trap-13, a single genomic window includes:
- a CDS encoding trimeric intracellular cation channel family protein → MLVYSLEMICIVAFALSGVLVESNRGKDIVSIMMLGWITALGGGTLRDLILSAETIFWIRDSSYFWTALISAIIGFFSITHIRKNRLKKLIIMFDTIGVSLFSVLVTQQLYSGGYAAYVAVSMGIVTAIFGGVLRDILAHRQTLFNNTELYATPIILGCCLYILLVNLNMGITLAALICMVLIVFMRFCIVVKKLNSPAFLLLKSDRPPRN, encoded by the coding sequence ATGTTGGTCTATAGCCTAGAAATGATATGCATTGTTGCCTTCGCGCTCAGTGGCGTATTAGTTGAATCTAATCGTGGTAAAGATATTGTCAGTATCATGATGCTAGGTTGGATCACGGCGTTAGGCGGTGGCACTTTACGCGACTTGATTCTTTCGGCCGAAACCATATTTTGGATCCGCGACTCCAGCTATTTTTGGACTGCATTGATCAGTGCGATCATTGGCTTTTTCAGTATTACCCACATCCGTAAAAACCGCCTTAAAAAACTGATCATTATGTTTGATACTATCGGTGTATCGCTATTTTCGGTGTTAGTCACCCAGCAATTATACAGCGGCGGTTATGCTGCTTATGTAGCTGTCTCTATGGGTATCGTCACTGCTATTTTTGGTGGGGTATTACGGGATATTCTAGCTCACCGTCAAACCTTATTTAATAATACCGAGTTGTATGCAACGCCGATTATTTTAGGTTGTTGTTTGTATATTTTATTGGTTAATTTAAATATGGGCATCACACTGGCTGCGCTTATCTGCATGGTGTTGATTGTATTTATGCGTTTCTGTATCGTGGTGAAAAAATTAAATTCCCCTGCATTTTTATTATTAAAATCTGACCGACCCCCACGAAATTAA
- a CDS encoding ABC transporter permease subunit: MNTISVAAVETSNTKSNRKLLRLTKFKPALILLPFALLFFMFQIAPMLWVLFNSFIYEDEFSLENYQEIFDSAFILQGFTNSLWLAITSSLVAIIIAALFVSSLRRFDSRVRDLIVAFTNMTANFSGVPLAFAFIIILGFNGALTLLLKKYGIIDDFNLYGQWGLLAIYIYFQVPLATLLLYPAFDALSDDWQAASSLLGAKNWQFWRYIGLPVLSPALLGTFIILIANAMGAYASIYALTSGNYNVITVRIASLVSGDIFLEPNLAAAISVLLILLLAFITLINQLLISRSYHAKR; the protein is encoded by the coding sequence ATGAACACTATTTCAGTTGCCGCAGTGGAAACCTCAAATACCAAGTCAAATCGCAAACTGTTGCGATTAACTAAGTTTAAACCGGCATTAATCTTATTGCCGTTTGCACTGCTGTTTTTTATGTTTCAAATTGCCCCGATGTTGTGGGTATTGTTCAACAGTTTCATTTATGAAGATGAATTTAGCTTAGAAAATTATCAAGAGATTTTTGATTCTGCTTTTATTCTCCAAGGCTTTACCAATAGCTTGTGGTTAGCGATCACCTCAAGCCTCGTCGCTATTATCATTGCAGCATTATTTGTGTCTTCATTACGCCGTTTTGATTCTCGCGTACGAGACTTAATCGTCGCATTTACCAACATGACCGCCAACTTTAGCGGTGTGCCACTGGCGTTTGCCTTTATTATCATTCTCGGTTTTAACGGCGCACTCACCTTATTACTAAAAAAATACGGCATTATTGATGATTTTAATTTGTATGGTCAGTGGGGATTACTGGCTATTTACATCTATTTTCAAGTGCCACTGGCGACCTTACTACTCTACCCGGCATTCGATGCCCTCAGTGATGATTGGCAAGCAGCATCATCCTTGCTTGGTGCTAAAAATTGGCAGTTCTGGCGTTACATCGGTCTACCGGTATTATCACCAGCCTTGCTTGGTACCTTTATCATTTTAATTGCCAATGCCATGGGTGCTTATGCCAGTATCTACGCGTTAACATCCGGCAACTACAATGTTATTACCGTGCGTATTGCGAGTCTGGTATCCGGTGATATCTTCCTGGAACCGAACCTAGCAGCTGCTATTTCAGTATTACTTATTTTATTACTGGCGTTCATCACGCTTATAAACCAACTACTTATTAGTCGGAGTTACCATGCCAAACGCTAA
- a CDS encoding flavin reductase family protein, with protein MLNVLTNKLSLTLFNNDTFKAYFAPFSTKPIAVLMGEMFAATVVTMKTENNDMYSLTLAISGKVNEQVFSFQPGQYIELQVKKNGSYIKRPFTISSSLAQFQQDKTITLTIKKQFAGRVTPWLSSAIKKGEMLGVSPAKGDFVLSAASNTSSKMAPKKEVIFIAGGSGITPFHSLLLSHVANNPTINFTLLYFSRVNQHALNGSLVALELEHSNFTLKLLQSERDGYCSAAHINAVTSDLQHSEAYICGPNGMMDSTKTLLLEMGLPESALHLEQFGLASFRNMELNVVRNVSFAITNKDIVVDEDNQQTLLMLAEDNVVPAKYGCRMGICQECKCKKVSGVVYNSQTKTYSDTGEEDIQACISVPVTDVVINL; from the coding sequence ATGCTTAATGTTCTAACCAATAAATTATCACTGACGTTATTTAATAACGATACGTTTAAGGCTTACTTCGCCCCATTTTCGACTAAACCAATTGCCGTACTTATGGGTGAGATGTTTGCCGCTACAGTCGTGACAATGAAGACTGAAAATAATGACATGTATTCATTAACATTAGCGATTTCAGGCAAGGTGAATGAACAGGTATTTTCATTCCAACCTGGTCAATATATTGAGCTGCAAGTAAAAAAGAATGGCAGTTACATTAAACGTCCTTTCACTATTTCATCTTCGTTAGCGCAGTTCCAGCAAGATAAAACCATCACCTTAACCATTAAAAAGCAATTTGCAGGCCGGGTTACGCCTTGGTTATCAAGTGCGATTAAGAAAGGCGAAATGTTAGGTGTTTCACCTGCTAAAGGTGATTTTGTATTGAGTGCTGCATCAAACACTTCATCAAAAATGGCACCAAAGAAAGAGGTGATATTTATTGCTGGTGGCAGTGGTATTACGCCTTTTCACAGCTTGTTGTTATCGCATGTTGCGAATAATCCGACGATTAACTTCACCCTGTTGTATTTTTCCCGAGTTAATCAACATGCATTAAACGGAAGCTTAGTGGCATTAGAGCTGGAACATAGCAACTTCACCTTGAAATTATTACAAAGTGAGCGTGATGGTTATTGTTCTGCAGCGCATATCAACGCAGTGACAAGCGATTTACAGCATAGCGAAGCCTATATTTGTGGCCCAAATGGCATGATGGATAGTACTAAAACATTATTGCTGGAAATGGGACTGCCTGAAAGCGCATTGCATCTTGAGCAGTTTGGTTTAGCAAGCTTTCGTAATATGGAGCTAAATGTTGTGCGTAACGTGTCGTTTGCAATAACGAATAAAGACATAGTTGTGGATGAAGACAATCAGCAAACACTATTAATGCTAGCCGAGGATAATGTGGTCCCAGCTAAATATGGCTGCCGCATGGGCATTTGCCAAGAGTGTAAATGTAAGAAAGTAAGTGGTGTGGTTTATAACAGCCAGACAAAAACATATTCAGATACCGGTGAAGAAGATATTCAAGCCTGTATCAGTGTACCAGTGACTGATGTCGTGATTAATTTATAG
- a CDS encoding acyl-CoA desaturase, which translates to MMATLDKKFGKKLNEQQLEQLAIDLDGVKAKAMQQVGSTDERYIKKIVRLQRTLEIAGRICLVLGFMSLYFWGVGVLLLSASKILDNMEIGHNVLHGQYDWMNDPTLNSQTFEWDNACSSESWKRVHNYEHHTYTNIVGKDRDFGYGLLRLSDDFSWRLRNSWQFVTYLVLSTLFQWGIAFHEMAGERVFFGKKKEGRGSHVDVEQLKKVFYSKSTRQILKDYVIFPLLAGPFFVMVLLGNLAANLLRNFWTSTIIFCGHFPTEVYTFTEKECEDESRGHWYYRQILGSANLTGPKWFHILTGHLSCQVEHHLFPEVPAHRYVEMSKEVQVIAAKYGIAYNTGSFFSQYASVVQRVIYFSFPVGKVTGKKAALYPRF; encoded by the coding sequence ATGATGGCAACATTAGATAAGAAGTTTGGTAAAAAGTTAAATGAACAACAATTAGAACAATTGGCGATAGATCTTGATGGCGTAAAAGCCAAAGCTATGCAGCAAGTTGGTAGTACCGATGAACGTTACATTAAAAAGATTGTTCGTCTGCAGCGAACCTTAGAAATTGCTGGACGTATTTGTTTGGTACTGGGTTTTATGTCGTTGTATTTCTGGGGTGTGGGCGTGCTGTTATTAAGCGCATCGAAGATCTTAGATAACATGGAAATTGGTCATAACGTTTTACACGGTCAATATGATTGGATGAATGATCCAACGCTGAACTCGCAAACGTTTGAATGGGATAATGCCTGTAGCTCGGAATCATGGAAACGCGTGCATAATTACGAACACCATACTTACACAAATATTGTCGGCAAGGATCGCGACTTTGGTTATGGCTTGTTACGTCTAAGTGATGATTTCTCTTGGCGCTTGCGTAACTCATGGCAGTTCGTTACCTATCTTGTGCTCAGTACTTTATTTCAATGGGGTATCGCATTCCATGAAATGGCTGGTGAACGCGTATTCTTTGGTAAGAAAAAAGAGGGTCGAGGATCACACGTTGATGTTGAGCAATTAAAGAAAGTATTTTATAGCAAATCAACGCGTCAAATTCTCAAAGATTACGTTATCTTCCCATTATTAGCTGGCCCGTTTTTTGTGATGGTATTACTAGGTAATTTAGCGGCTAATTTACTGCGTAACTTTTGGACTTCAACGATTATTTTCTGTGGTCACTTCCCAACAGAAGTGTATACCTTCACCGAAAAAGAATGTGAAGATGAATCACGTGGGCATTGGTATTATCGTCAAATTTTAGGCTCAGCTAATTTAACTGGCCCTAAATGGTTCCATATTTTAACGGGTCATTTAAGTTGTCAGGTTGAGCATCATTTATTCCCAGAAGTGCCAGCACACCGTTATGTTGAAATGTCGAAAGAAGTGCAAGTGATTGCGGCTAAATATGGTATTGCTTATAACACCGGCAGTTTCTTTAGCCAGTATGCCTCGGTCGTACAAAGGGTGATTTATTTCTCCTTCCCGGTGGGTAAAGTGACAGGTAAGAAAGCGGCGCTGTATCCACGATTTTAA
- a CDS encoding alkaline phosphatase family protein, with translation MNNKVILVVLDGLNHQVAHDCMGYLNALIEQDRATLYPVISELPSMSRPLYECLLTGVTPAQSGIVNNDIVRLSHHSSVFSLAKQASLTTAAAAYHWMSELYNIAPYNAVRDRFTDDLSLNIQHGCFYHMDHYPDEMVFLDAENLRQQHQPDFLLIHPMNIDDAGHKFGLDSSQYRNTARRVDIILSNYVDVWLDAGYQILITSDHGMNNDRSHGGILPEERAVPLFVIGDGFSHQPTAMKQTELCGNVCQLLGLVDHGKSYNSALLSTQIEKSVNSL, from the coding sequence ATGAACAATAAAGTCATCCTTGTTGTTCTCGATGGTCTTAATCATCAAGTAGCCCATGATTGCATGGGTTACTTGAATGCATTAATAGAGCAAGATCGAGCAACACTTTATCCGGTTATCAGTGAACTACCATCAATGTCACGGCCACTGTACGAATGTTTATTAACAGGGGTAACACCAGCACAAAGTGGCATAGTGAATAATGATATTGTCCGTCTGTCACACCACAGCAGCGTATTTAGTTTAGCGAAGCAAGCATCATTAACCACAGCCGCAGCGGCTTACCATTGGATGAGTGAGTTATATAATATCGCCCCTTACAATGCAGTGCGCGATCGCTTTACTGACGATCTAAGCCTGAATATTCAGCATGGTTGTTTCTATCATATGGATCATTACCCTGATGAAATGGTGTTTTTGGATGCCGAAAACTTGCGTCAACAACACCAGCCTGATTTTTTACTTATCCACCCGATGAACATCGATGATGCAGGCCATAAATTTGGTTTAGATTCGAGCCAGTATCGTAATACCGCGCGCCGGGTCGATATCATCTTATCTAACTATGTCGATGTTTGGTTAGACGCCGGATATCAGATCCTTATCACCAGTGATCACGGCATGAACAATGATAGATCCCATGGCGGTATATTACCTGAAGAACGTGCTGTGCCTTTGTTTGTTATCGGTGACGGTTTTAGCCACCAGCCAACAGCGATGAAGCAAACCGAGTTATGTGGCAACGTTTGCCAATTATTGGGATTAGTCGATCATGGTAAATCTTATAATTCAGCGCTATTAAGTACGCAAATAGAAAAGAGTGTAAATAGTCTATGA
- a CDS encoding TauD/TfdA family dioxygenase, which yields MHIELLTPHIGALIHDVDLVNCDDATFAAVYKAWFTHQVIFFRDQKFSPQQHLVIAARFGTLEPTHPFFPHVEHAPQVSIIETVKGKPPLESFWHTDLTWRQQPSIASVLHAQHVPICGGDTLWCSMTAVFNALAEQDKILLRELSAMHALFAFDGIESSEITEDWQKDVIAVSAKNPPVSHPVITRHPETGEEILFINEQFTRYIIGMDREDSNALLAKLFAMARQPEYQVRFKWQANSLAIWDNRSTQHYAVIDYADSPRKLHRVTVV from the coding sequence ATGCACATTGAGTTGCTTACGCCTCATATTGGCGCCTTGATCCACGATGTCGATCTTGTTAATTGTGATGATGCTACATTTGCGGCGGTTTATAAAGCGTGGTTTACCCACCAGGTGATTTTTTTTCGTGACCAAAAATTTTCACCGCAGCAACATTTAGTAATTGCTGCGCGTTTTGGAACATTGGAGCCGACACATCCTTTTTTCCCGCATGTCGAGCACGCTCCGCAAGTCAGTATTATTGAAACGGTCAAGGGTAAGCCGCCATTAGAAAGTTTTTGGCATACGGATTTAACCTGGCGTCAGCAACCTTCAATCGCCTCGGTATTGCATGCCCAACATGTGCCGATTTGCGGCGGTGATACCTTGTGGTGTTCGATGACCGCAGTATTTAACGCACTAGCAGAACAAGATAAAATACTGTTACGTGAATTATCCGCTATGCATGCATTGTTTGCTTTTGACGGCATTGAAAGCAGCGAGATCACTGAAGATTGGCAGAAAGATGTCATTGCGGTATCAGCAAAAAATCCACCGGTATCGCATCCTGTTATCACGCGCCATCCTGAAACCGGGGAAGAGATCTTATTCATTAATGAACAATTCACCCGTTATATTATTGGTATGGATCGTGAGGACAGTAATGCTTTACTCGCAAAGCTGTTTGCCATGGCCAGACAACCTGAATATCAAGTGCGCTTTAAGTGGCAGGCCAATTCATTAGCTATTTGGGATAATCGCAGTACTCAACATTATGCGGTGATTGATTATGCCGATAGTCCACGTAAATTGCACCGTGTTACTGTGGTGTAA
- a CDS encoding cache domain-containing protein, which translates to MLKAMSLEKKLLLIAASLSLLFIGLSTSYFLYVRNNVIEQRRCALEPRIKFIGSLINDYYQDYLDGELSLAQAQVQAIKKIHEINLINENYIFVFNDDYLLLESINNAEMRNQNVKDEMDISGVKLYQLLHTEAVSRENGGYSGYFYYGKNTREQQAKISYSQYFEPWGWTYGEGVYINDVDDSIINILTSH; encoded by the coding sequence ATGTTAAAAGCAATGTCACTAGAAAAAAAGCTGCTATTAATAGCGGCGAGCTTATCGCTACTATTTATAGGGTTAAGCACGAGTTATTTTTTATATGTCCGTAATAATGTTATCGAACAACGTCGATGTGCATTGGAACCCCGCATTAAATTTATCGGTTCTCTCATTAATGATTACTACCAGGACTATTTAGATGGCGAGTTAAGTCTTGCGCAAGCACAGGTGCAAGCGATTAAAAAGATCCATGAAATTAATCTTATCAATGAAAATTATATTTTTGTTTTTAATGACGATTATCTGCTCCTTGAATCAATTAACAATGCTGAAATGCGCAATCAAAATGTGAAAGATGAAATGGATATCAGTGGCGTAAAGCTATACCAGCTGTTACATACCGAAGCTGTATCTCGCGAGAATGGGGGTTATTCAGGTTATTTTTATTACGGTAAGAATACCCGAGAACAGCAGGCTAAAATATCTTACTCGCAGTATTTTGAACCTTGGGGCTGGACGTATGGCGAAGGGGTATATATTAACGATGTTGATGATTCAATTATCAATATACTGACCTCGCATTAG
- a CDS encoding ABC transporter substrate-binding protein: MKTLLTSTTLIASLMTTVVNANDDLDSVISAAKKEGAVYSVGMPDSWANWKGTWADLGEVYGLKHQDTDMSSAQEIAKFSAEKTNATADIGDVGFAFARVAVKKGVTQAYKPTTWDSIPDWAKDKDGHWALAYTGTISFISNNNLVKNPPTSWDDILKGDYRVTVGDVGIASQANNAVLAAAFALGGSEKNIKPAIKFFSKLAKQGRLSLNDPGLANLEKGEVEVAILWDFNALNYRDQIDRSRFTVSIPQDGSVISGYTTIINKYAQNPNAAKLAREYIFSDKGQINLAQGYARPIRDNVTLPAEIQAQLLPNEQYSNVHSVTDFKAWEKTARKLPRQWQENVLLHIQ; this comes from the coding sequence ATGAAAACATTACTAACCAGTACTACATTAATCGCAAGTTTGATGACTACAGTTGTAAATGCCAATGATGATCTTGATTCAGTTATTAGTGCAGCAAAAAAAGAAGGCGCTGTATACAGTGTCGGCATGCCAGATAGCTGGGCGAACTGGAAAGGAACTTGGGCAGATTTGGGCGAGGTTTATGGCTTAAAACACCAAGATACAGATATGAGTTCGGCACAAGAAATTGCTAAATTCTCTGCTGAAAAAACCAATGCAACTGCAGATATTGGTGACGTAGGTTTTGCATTTGCCCGTGTTGCAGTAAAAAAAGGCGTAACACAAGCTTACAAACCAACCACATGGGACAGTATACCAGACTGGGCTAAAGATAAAGACGGTCACTGGGCACTCGCTTACACCGGGACTATCTCATTTATTTCCAATAACAATTTAGTTAAAAATCCACCAACATCATGGGACGATATTCTCAAAGGTGATTATAGGGTCACAGTGGGTGATGTCGGCATCGCCTCACAAGCCAATAACGCCGTATTAGCGGCAGCCTTTGCACTGGGCGGCAGTGAAAAAAATATCAAACCAGCAATCAAATTCTTTTCTAAGCTTGCCAAACAAGGTCGTTTATCACTCAATGATCCAGGCTTAGCTAACCTTGAAAAAGGTGAAGTCGAAGTGGCTATTCTTTGGGACTTTAATGCCTTGAACTATCGCGATCAAATCGACCGCAGCCGTTTCACCGTATCAATTCCACAAGATGGTTCAGTGATATCTGGTTACACCACCATTATCAATAAATATGCTCAGAACCCCAATGCGGCAAAACTGGCGCGTGAATACATATTCAGTGATAAAGGCCAAATTAATTTAGCACAAGGTTATGCACGTCCAATCCGTGACAACGTAACACTACCAGCAGAAATCCAAGCGCAATTATTACCAAATGAACAATACAGCAATGTACATTCGGTAACTGATTTTAAAGCTTGGGAAAAAACAGCACGTAAACTGCCGCGTCAATGGCAAGAAAATGTACTCCTTCACATTCAGTAA
- a CDS encoding ABC transporter ATP-binding protein translates to MSFVTVKNLQKSFGSNTVFSDINFSIAQGEFVTLLGPSGCGKSTLLRSLAGLNSVDKGEIWVGEQNITDLAPQKRDIGMVFQSYALFPNMTVANNIAFGLKMKKLHKDEIAKQVARVIELVELKGKEHQHPHQLSGGQRQRVALARALVVQPNILLLDEPLSALDARIRKHLRQQICDIQKELNLTTVFVTHDQEEAMTMSDRIFLMNEGSIVQQGSAEQIYTQPHNEFVAGFMGNYNLLSAQQAQDVLGVSIKNKLAIRPESIYVRESGRDYGSHISPPTQGIIKSHQLLGNVIRYQVDVKGCDITVDLLNRSSERLFATGTPLELLFNLNELQQVS, encoded by the coding sequence ATGAGTTTTGTTACTGTAAAAAATCTACAAAAAAGCTTTGGTAGTAATACCGTATTTTCTGACATTAACTTCAGTATCGCACAAGGTGAATTTGTTACCTTACTCGGTCCAAGTGGCTGTGGTAAATCAACCTTGTTACGTAGCCTCGCCGGACTTAATAGTGTCGACAAAGGTGAAATATGGGTTGGAGAGCAAAACATTACCGACTTAGCACCGCAGAAAAGAGACATCGGTATGGTATTTCAATCATATGCTTTATTTCCTAATATGACCGTGGCGAATAACATCGCTTTCGGGCTTAAAATGAAAAAACTGCATAAAGATGAAATAGCGAAACAAGTGGCTCGGGTAATTGAATTAGTCGAATTAAAAGGCAAAGAACACCAGCACCCACACCAATTATCAGGTGGACAAAGACAACGAGTAGCCTTGGCGCGTGCCTTAGTCGTACAGCCAAATATATTATTACTTGATGAACCGTTGTCAGCGTTGGATGCGCGTATCCGTAAACATTTACGCCAACAAATTTGTGATATTCAAAAAGAACTTAACCTAACGACGGTATTTGTTACCCATGATCAAGAAGAGGCAATGACCATGTCTGACCGTATCTTTTTGATGAATGAAGGGTCGATTGTGCAACAAGGCAGTGCCGAACAAATTTATACCCAACCCCACAACGAGTTTGTGGCCGGATTCATGGGTAATTATAATTTATTATCAGCGCAACAAGCGCAAGACGTACTTGGGGTGAGCATTAAAAATAAATTAGCTATCCGCCCTGAATCAATTTATGTACGTGAATCAGGCCGTGATTATGGTTCGCATATTTCCCCCCCAACTCAAGGTATCATTAAAAGCCATCAATTATTGGGGAATGTGATCCGTTACCAGGTCGATGTAAAAGGCTGTGATATTACCGTCGATTTATTAAATCGTTCATCAGAACGGTTATTCGCGACGGGTACACCGCTAGAACTATTGTTTAACCTAAACGAATTACAACAGGTAAGTTAA
- a CDS encoding diacylglycerol kinase: MNQRNGVNNTGKPGLTGLTRMIKATQYSFKGLRAAFKYESAIRQELLLLIIFVPIALLLDVTNVEKILLVASLVLVLIVELVNSAIEAVVDRIGTEHHELSGRAKDIGSAAVFVSLCLSAFIWFIIVVL; this comes from the coding sequence ATGAATCAAAGAAATGGAGTAAACAACACCGGTAAGCCTGGATTAACAGGGTTAACTCGTATGATTAAAGCCACTCAATATTCGTTTAAAGGGCTACGCGCTGCGTTTAAATACGAGTCAGCCATCAGACAAGAATTATTACTGTTAATTATTTTCGTACCAATCGCCCTGCTATTAGACGTCACTAATGTCGAGAAAATACTGCTGGTAGCCTCATTGGTGCTGGTGCTCATTGTCGAACTCGTTAACTCAGCCATAGAAGCCGTTGTCGATCGTATCGGTACTGAACACCATGAATTAAGTGGCCGCGCTAAAGATATCGGCTCTGCCGCGGTGTTTGTTAGTTTGTGCTTAAGTGCATTTATCTGGTTCATAATAGTGGTGCTATAA
- a CDS encoding multidrug efflux SMR transporter — MPPNLLLPLAIIFEVIATSLLPKTQQFSQPLISAIVLICYALAFFLLSITIKSVPIGIAYAIWCGAGIVLVTMISWLWYGQQLDWVAILGISLILLGSVIINVFSTTITH, encoded by the coding sequence ATGCCACCTAATTTATTACTGCCGCTTGCTATTATCTTTGAGGTGATCGCCACATCGCTGCTACCAAAAACCCAACAATTTAGTCAGCCGTTAATAAGTGCGATCGTATTAATTTGTTATGCACTGGCATTTTTCTTACTATCTATCACCATAAAATCTGTACCGATTGGTATCGCGTATGCGATCTGGTGTGGGGCGGGTATCGTACTTGTCACTATGATTAGCTGGCTGTGGTATGGCCAACAGCTCGACTGGGTTGCCATTTTAGGGATAAGTTTGATCCTACTCGGCAGTGTTATTATTAATGTGTTTTCAACTACAATAACGCACTAG
- a CDS encoding ABC transporter permease, which produces MPNANSSLYHKAIVYSTIAVLVIPILATFLYSISSSWGATILPSGFTFDWYSQLWQDPRFIAAFGRSLLVCISALLLSALLIIPAIFVVFYYFPKLNGLMNILILLPFAVPPVVSSVGLLQIYADSSIQIVGTPWILIGTYFTIALPFMYRAIANSFEAINLADLMDAAHLLGASTAQAFFLIILPNLKKGLLASLFLSFSFLLGEFVFSNILVGTRYETLQIYLYNMRQTSGHFTSALVMTYFAFIFLFTWLASRISRGAQ; this is translated from the coding sequence ATGCCAAACGCTAATTCTTCGCTGTACCATAAAGCCATTGTTTATAGCACGATAGCGGTATTGGTCATCCCGATCCTCGCGACATTTTTATATTCAATTTCATCGAGCTGGGGCGCAACTATCTTACCAAGTGGTTTTACATTTGATTGGTATAGCCAGTTATGGCAAGACCCACGCTTTATAGCTGCATTTGGTCGTTCACTGCTTGTTTGTATTAGTGCCTTATTATTAAGTGCTCTGTTGATCATTCCGGCCATTTTCGTGGTGTTTTATTATTTTCCTAAATTAAATGGCTTGATGAATATCCTGATCTTATTACCTTTTGCGGTACCGCCTGTCGTGTCATCTGTGGGTTTATTACAAATATATGCAGACAGCTCAATACAAATTGTTGGTACACCGTGGATCTTAATCGGTACTTATTTCACGATTGCTCTGCCGTTCATGTATCGCGCCATCGCCAATAGTTTTGAAGCGATTAATTTAGCTGACCTGATGGATGCTGCGCACTTACTGGGTGCGAGTACCGCACAAGCCTTCTTTCTAATTATTTTACCTAACCTGAAGAAAGGCTTACTGGCATCGCTGTTTTTATCTTTCTCGTTCTTATTGGGTGAATTTGTATTTTCTAATATTTTGGTGGGGACACGTTATGAAACCCTGCAAATATATTTATATAACATGCGTCAAACCAGTGGTCATTTCACGTCTGCATTAGTCATGACTTATTTCGCCTTTATCTTCCTTTTCACTTGGTTGGCCAGCCGTATTAGCCGAGGAGCTCAATAA
- a CDS encoding HAD family phosphatase: MSQPLYIFDLDETLIGADSAMLWHEFLVEKGIVTDSNFLAEDKRLMGLYSTGELDMPEYLNFAMAPLAKLTKQQVDSLVDECVEKYIMPMVFPQALQLLEQLKKDNITTVLISATVSFIVKKVAIKLGIEHAMGIDMQIEDGSYTANILGVASYRDGKVIRLQSWLAEQTEIYTDSYFYTDSINDLPLCLFSQYPHVVNPCPQLALHAQTQNWPQLSWRL; encoded by the coding sequence ATGAGCCAACCACTGTATATTTTTGATTTAGACGAAACGTTAATTGGTGCTGATAGCGCCATGTTATGGCACGAGTTTTTAGTCGAGAAAGGTATCGTCACCGACAGCAATTTTTTAGCCGAAGATAAACGCTTAATGGGCCTTTATTCTACCGGTGAATTGGATATGCCAGAATACCTTAATTTTGCCATGGCACCACTTGCGAAACTGACTAAGCAACAAGTTGATAGCTTGGTTGATGAATGTGTCGAAAAATATATTATGCCTATGGTATTCCCGCAAGCACTGCAACTGTTAGAACAACTAAAAAAAGATAATATAACCACGGTATTAATCTCGGCGACGGTCAGTTTCATTGTTAAAAAAGTAGCGATAAAACTGGGTATTGAACATGCGATGGGCATTGATATGCAAATCGAAGATGGCAGCTATACGGCTAATATTCTGGGTGTTGCCAGTTACCGTGACGGTAAAGTCATACGTTTACAGTCTTGGTTGGCAGAACAAACTGAAATCTATACCGACAGCTACTTTTATACCGACTCGATTAACGACCTGCCGTTATGCTTATTTAGCCAATATCCGCATGTTGTTAACCCATGCCCGCAATTAGCCCTGCATGCACAAACACAAAACTGGCCGCAACTGTCGTGGCGTCTGTAA